The following are encoded together in the Tursiops truncatus isolate mTurTru1 chromosome 10, mTurTru1.mat.Y, whole genome shotgun sequence genome:
- the LOC101336370 gene encoding DLA class II histocompatibility antigen, DR-1 beta chain isoform X3 — protein sequence MVSLYFSGGSWMAALTVILMVLSPPLAWTRETPSLFMYQFKSECHFSNGTQRVRYLVRDFYNQEEQVRFDSDVGEYRAVTELGRPDAEYWNSQKDLLEQRRAKVDTYCRHNYGVVESFTVQRRVAPTVTVYPAKTQPLQHHNLLVCSVNGFYPGHIEVRWFRNGQEEEAGVVSTGLIPNGDWTFQTMVMLETVPQSGEVYTCHVEHPSQTSPVTVEWRAQSESAQSKMLSGIGAFVLGLLFLGVGLFIYFRNQKGHSGLQPTGLLN from the exons ATGGTGTCCCTGTATTTCTCCGGAGGCTCCTGGATGGCAGCTCTGACAGTGATACTGATGGTGCTGAGCCCGCCCCTCGCTTGGACCAGGGAGACCCCAT CACTTTTCATGTATCAGTTTAAGTCCGAGTGTCATTTCTCTAATGGGACACAGCGGGTGCGGTACTTGGTTAGAGACTTCTATAACCAGGAGGAGCAGGTGCGCTTCGACAGCGACGTGGGCGAGTACCGGGCGGTGACCGAGCTGGGCCGGCCGGACGCCGAGTACTGGAACAGCCAGAAGGACCTCCTGGAGCAGAGACGGGCCAAGGTGGACACGTACTGCAGACACAACTACGGGGTTGTGGAGAGCTTCACGGTGCAGCGGCGAG TGGCACCTACAGTGACTGTGTATCCTGCAAAGACACAGCCCCTGCAGCACCACAACCTCCTGGTCTGCTCTGTGAATGGTTTCTATCCAGGCCACATTGAAGTCAGGTGGTTCCGGAACGGCCAGGAAGAGGAGGCGGGGGTGGTCTCCACAGGCCTGATCCCTAATGGAGACTGGACCTTCCAGACCATGGTGATGCTTGAAACAGTCCCTCAGAGTGGAGAGGTCTACACCTGCCACGTGGAGCACCCCAGCCAGACCAGCCCTGTCACAGTGGAATGGA GGGCACAGTCTGAATCTGCTCAGAGCAAGATGCTGAGTGGAATCGGGGCCTTTGTTCTGGGTCTGCTCTTCCTTGGGGTGGGGCTGTTCATCTACTTCAGGAATCAGAAAG gACACTCTGGACTTCAGCCAACAG GACTCCTAAACTGA
- the LOC101336370 gene encoding DLA class II histocompatibility antigen, DR-1 beta chain isoform X2, whose protein sequence is MTRHIYNREEYVRFDSDVGEYRTVTELGRRTAEYWDSQKDLLEQKQAKADTYCRHNYGAVECFTVQRRVAPTVTVYPAKTQPLQHHNLLVCSVNGFYPGHVEVRWFRNGQEEEAGVVSTGLIPNGDWTFQTMVMLETVPQSGEVYTCHVEHPSRTSPVTVEWKQKLSRIASPLAFSEGAQPQDHLWEQCMVSLYFSGGSWMAALTVILMVLSPPLAWTRETPSLFMYQFKSECHFSNGTQRVRYLVRDFYNQEEQVRFDSDVGEYRAVTELGRPDAEYWNSQKDLLEQRRAKVDTYCRHNYGVVESFTVQRRVAPTVTVYPAKTQPLQHHNLLVCSVNGFYPGHIEVRWFRNGQEEEAGVVSTGLIPNGDWTFQTMVMLETVPQSGEVYTCHVEHPSQTSPVTVEWRAQSESAQSKMLSGIGAFVLGLLFLGVGLFIYFRNQKGHSGLQPTGLLN, encoded by the exons ATGACCAGACACATCTATAACCGGGAGGAGTACGTGCGCTTCGACAGCGACGTGGGCGAGTACCGGACGGTGACCGAGCTGGGCCGGCGGACCGCCGAGTACTGGGACAGCCAGAAGGACCTCCTGGAGCAGAAACAGGCCAAGGCGGACACGTACTGCAGACACAACTACGGGGCTGTGGAGTGCTTCACGGTGCAGCGGCGAG TGGCGCCTACAGTGACTGTGTATCCTGCAAAGACACAGCCCCTGCAGCACCACAACCTCCTGGTCTGCTCTGTGAATGGTTTCTATCCAGGCCATGTTGAAGTCAGGTGGTTCCGGAACGGCCAGGAAGAGGAGGCGGGGGTGGTCTCCACAGGCCTGATCCCTAATGGAGACTGGACCTTCCAGACCATGGTGATGCTTGAAACAGTCCCTCAGAGTGGAGAGGTCTACACCTGCCACGTGGAGCACCCCAGCCGGACCAGCCCTGTCACAGTGGAATGGA AGCAGAAGCTGAGCAGGATTGCTTCTCCTCTTGCCTTCAGTGAAGGAGCTCAGCCTCAAGATCACCTGTGGGAGCAGTG CATGGTGTCCCTGTATTTCTCCGGAGGCTCCTGGATGGCAGCTCTGACAGTGATACTGATGGTGCTGAGCCCGCCCCTCGCTTGGACCAGGGAGACCCCAT CACTTTTCATGTATCAGTTTAAGTCCGAGTGTCATTTCTCTAATGGGACACAGCGGGTGCGGTACTTGGTTAGAGACTTCTATAACCAGGAGGAGCAGGTGCGCTTCGACAGCGACGTGGGCGAGTACCGGGCGGTGACCGAGCTGGGCCGGCCGGACGCCGAGTACTGGAACAGCCAGAAGGACCTCCTGGAGCAGAGACGGGCCAAGGTGGACACGTACTGCAGACACAACTACGGGGTTGTGGAGAGCTTCACGGTGCAGCGGCGAG TGGCACCTACAGTGACTGTGTATCCTGCAAAGACACAGCCCCTGCAGCACCACAACCTCCTGGTCTGCTCTGTGAATGGTTTCTATCCAGGCCACATTGAAGTCAGGTGGTTCCGGAACGGCCAGGAAGAGGAGGCGGGGGTGGTCTCCACAGGCCTGATCCCTAATGGAGACTGGACCTTCCAGACCATGGTGATGCTTGAAACAGTCCCTCAGAGTGGAGAGGTCTACACCTGCCACGTGGAGCACCCCAGCCAGACCAGCCCTGTCACAGTGGAATGGA GGGCACAGTCTGAATCTGCTCAGAGCAAGATGCTGAGTGGAATCGGGGCCTTTGTTCTGGGTCTGCTCTTCCTTGGGGTGGGGCTGTTCATCTACTTCAGGAATCAGAAAG gACACTCTGGACTTCAGCCAACAG GACTCCTAAACTGA